A genomic stretch from Natronomonas gomsonensis includes:
- a CDS encoding DUF1097 domain-containing protein, giving the protein MGSVVPGPLAEWNRVPALAVVFGIASVPWTYGFVAGLEIPLWPSFIASATFFAAGSGIDALVRGYASNLAGILYAAATLAIVDGLFGGGVLAFSLVVGGFMFLASLHETIPLLSFTPGAFFGYATMFSVEAAEATAFGVAGLPGETLAAVVSMLFGAVIGLGADELSSRLAPDQNL; this is encoded by the coding sequence ATGGGTTCCGTCGTTCCGGGTCCGCTCGCGGAGTGGAACCGAGTTCCCGCACTCGCCGTCGTCTTCGGCATCGCCTCGGTGCCGTGGACATACGGCTTCGTCGCAGGGCTCGAAATACCGCTGTGGCCGTCGTTCATCGCGTCGGCAACGTTCTTCGCAGCGGGGAGCGGCATCGACGCGCTCGTCCGCGGGTACGCCAGCAATCTCGCCGGCATTCTCTACGCAGCCGCCACACTCGCTATCGTCGACGGCCTCTTCGGGGGCGGCGTCCTCGCGTTCAGCCTCGTCGTCGGCGGGTTCATGTTTCTGGCTAGTCTCCACGAAACCATCCCGCTGTTGTCGTTTACTCCGGGTGCGTTCTTCGGGTACGCGACGATGTTCAGCGTCGAGGCCGCCGAAGCGACGGCCTTCGGCGTCGCCGGCCTCCCCGGTGAGACGCTGGCCGCCGTGGTGTCGATGCTGTTTGGCGCCGTTATCGGCCTCGGTGCGGACGAGTTGTCCTCGCGGCTCGCACCTGACCAGAACCTTTAG
- a CDS encoding DUF7124 domain-containing protein: MDGGGSTDMTLAFELEALKRLARPEEVFSDARTWSEYVGVVSDKPTYVVTNFTRKNRIRQDFFSGPRGREESLENVKKQFDTDRHVFIGVDDDDVALAESVDWEFLPVEQAAEAAEWDLGDPEAESGDDDGEERDDWP; encoded by the coding sequence ATGGATGGCGGCGGCTCTACGGACATGACACTCGCGTTCGAGTTGGAGGCGCTCAAGCGGCTTGCACGGCCCGAAGAGGTGTTCTCCGACGCTCGCACGTGGAGTGAGTACGTCGGTGTCGTCTCCGATAAGCCGACGTACGTCGTGACGAACTTCACGCGGAAGAACCGCATCAGACAGGACTTCTTCTCCGGACCGCGGGGCCGCGAGGAGAGCCTCGAAAACGTCAAGAAACAGTTCGACACCGATCGACACGTCTTTATCGGCGTCGACGACGACGATGTCGCCCTCGCCGAATCGGTCGACTGGGAGTTCCTCCCGGTCGAACAGGCCGCCGAGGCCGCCGAGTGGGACCTCGGCGACCCCGAGGCCGAATCCGGCGACGACGACGGTGAGGAACGCGACGACTGGCCCTGA
- a CDS encoding DUF5815 family protein produces MAEPRVPGDDPGTLELPCGETVHARDIDMGMRDVRCDCGDEHAVVVDVHPVSRFVPESIADVLRETIETADEFPEFGIAHVMGIVLEEFPDEVAVADVSEDGSVGYALLWVTDFDSRRLHETVVELLVELMEHAASHGDSDTASAFEEQMLEFDVEAFVEQYREQRDFESEVDTPV; encoded by the coding sequence ATGGCAGAACCGCGCGTTCCGGGCGACGACCCGGGCACACTCGAGTTGCCGTGTGGTGAGACGGTTCACGCTCGGGACATCGACATGGGGATGCGCGACGTTCGCTGTGACTGCGGCGACGAACACGCCGTCGTCGTCGACGTCCACCCCGTCTCCCGGTTCGTCCCCGAATCCATCGCCGACGTGTTGCGCGAGACCATCGAGACCGCCGACGAGTTCCCCGAGTTCGGCATCGCCCACGTGATGGGCATCGTCTTAGAGGAGTTTCCCGACGAGGTTGCCGTCGCCGACGTGAGCGAAGACGGCTCCGTCGGCTACGCCCTCCTGTGGGTCACCGACTTCGACTCCCGACGGCTCCACGAGACCGTCGTCGAGTTACTCGTGGAGTTGATGGAACACGCCGCCAGCCACGGCGACAGCGACACCGCTTCGGCGTTCGAAGAACAGATGCTGGAGTTCGATGTCGAGGCGTTCGTCGAACAGTACCGCGAACAGCGGGACTTCGAGTCGGAAGTCGACACGCCGGTGTGA
- the carB gene encoding carbamoyl-phosphate synthase large subunit, whose protein sequence is MPDEDRTILLIGSGPIQIGQAAEFDYSGAQACRALQEEGARVVLVNSNPATIMTDPEMADKVYVEPITTEAIAEVIREEKPDGVIAGLGGQTGLNVTAELAEEGVLEEHDVEIMGTPLDTIYATEDRQLFRERMRKIGEPVCSSATIESMDEIEDAVEEVGGLPVIARTAYTLGGSGSGVVDDMDELREIARKGFQLSRNHEVQITESIAGWVELEYEVMRDADDSCIIICNMENIDPMGIHTGESTVVTPSQVIPDEAHQEMRDSALKVIRELGIEGGCNIQHAWRDDGTPSGEYRVVEVNPRVSRSSALASKATGYPIARVTAKVAMGKRLHEIDNEITGETTAAFEPAIDYVVTKVPRWPKDKFSDVEFELGPAMKSTGEAMSIGRTFEESLLKALRSSEYDPAVDWADVGDEELEEQYLVRPTPDRPYAIFEAFERGYTVDDIVEFTGIYEWYVERFKRIADAAAAAQDGDFQIAADAGFTNQEVTAIAGGEFNDTHASWIPSDVQDTEDDGDGRPVETDGAGVTVDDVESETSSRTYKQVDTCAGEFRASTPYYYSAREPPTGQGASEVQVDRDVESVVVVGGGPIRIGQGVEFDYCAVHAVRALREEGIDAHVVNNNPETVSTDYDTSDGLFFEPITAEEVADIVEETNADGVMVQFGGQTSVNVGDPLEKELERRDLDCEIMGTSVEAMDLAEDRDRFNVLMDELGISQPKGGTATSEQEALELAHDIGYPVLVRPSYVLGGRAMDVVYSDEELKEYIEEAVRVAPDKPILVDEFLADAVELDVDAVADGDDVLIGGIMEHVEAAGVHSGDSACMIPPRSLSQETLERVREVALDIARALDTVGLLNVQLAVRDGEVYVLEANPRSSRTVPFVSKATGVPIAKLAAKVMAGQSLDELQAHEQIPEHVSVKEVVLPFDRLPGSDPRLGPEMKSTGEVMGTARSFGKAYLKAQSSTGKPIPTEGTAIVDLETLRGMSQKNEDISDVREGAERNFEVHEKADFEDLEQAIRDGEIDVIFSRDRDVLEVAVEETVTYFSTVPSARAALEAIETQDEPLDVMALSERPTERRNWGE, encoded by the coding sequence ATGCCAGACGAGGACCGCACTATCCTGCTCATCGGCAGCGGACCCATTCAAATCGGACAGGCGGCCGAGTTCGACTACTCCGGCGCACAGGCGTGTCGGGCGCTCCAGGAGGAAGGCGCCCGGGTCGTCCTCGTCAACTCCAATCCGGCGACCATTATGACGGACCCGGAGATGGCCGACAAGGTGTACGTCGAACCCATCACCACCGAGGCCATCGCCGAGGTCATCCGCGAGGAGAAACCCGACGGCGTCATCGCCGGCCTCGGCGGCCAGACCGGCCTCAACGTCACCGCCGAACTCGCCGAAGAGGGCGTCCTCGAGGAACACGACGTCGAAATCATGGGGACGCCGCTGGACACCATCTACGCGACGGAAGACCGCCAACTGTTCCGCGAACGGATGCGCAAAATCGGCGAACCCGTGTGTAGCTCAGCGACCATCGAGTCGATGGACGAAATCGAAGACGCCGTCGAGGAAGTCGGCGGCCTGCCGGTCATCGCCCGTACGGCCTACACCCTCGGCGGGTCGGGCTCGGGCGTCGTCGACGACATGGACGAACTGCGAGAAATAGCCCGCAAAGGATTCCAGCTCTCCCGGAACCACGAAGTCCAGATTACCGAGTCCATCGCCGGCTGGGTCGAACTCGAATACGAGGTGATGCGGGACGCCGACGACTCCTGTATCATCATCTGCAACATGGAGAACATCGACCCGATGGGCATCCACACCGGCGAGTCGACGGTCGTCACGCCCAGTCAGGTCATCCCCGACGAGGCCCACCAGGAGATGCGCGACTCGGCGCTGAAAGTCATCCGTGAACTCGGTATCGAGGGCGGCTGTAACATCCAACACGCCTGGCGCGACGACGGCACGCCCTCCGGGGAGTACCGCGTCGTCGAGGTCAACCCCCGCGTCTCGCGGTCCTCGGCGCTGGCCTCGAAGGCGACCGGCTACCCCATCGCCCGGGTCACGGCGAAGGTCGCGATGGGCAAGCGCCTCCACGAAATCGACAACGAAATCACCGGCGAGACGACGGCGGCGTTCGAACCCGCAATCGACTACGTCGTCACGAAGGTCCCCCGATGGCCGAAGGACAAGTTCTCCGACGTGGAGTTCGAACTCGGCCCGGCGATGAAATCGACGGGCGAGGCGATGTCCATCGGCCGAACGTTCGAGGAGTCGCTGCTGAAGGCGCTCCGCTCCTCCGAGTACGACCCCGCAGTCGACTGGGCCGACGTAGGCGACGAGGAACTCGAAGAACAGTACCTCGTCAGGCCGACGCCGGACCGCCCCTACGCCATCTTCGAGGCCTTCGAGCGTGGCTACACCGTCGACGACATCGTCGAGTTCACGGGCATCTACGAGTGGTACGTCGAGCGGTTCAAGCGCATCGCCGACGCCGCCGCCGCCGCACAGGACGGCGACTTCCAGATTGCCGCCGACGCCGGCTTCACGAATCAGGAGGTCACCGCCATCGCCGGCGGCGAGTTCAACGACACTCACGCTTCCTGGATTCCCTCCGACGTACAGGACACGGAGGACGACGGCGACGGCCGGCCGGTCGAAACCGACGGCGCCGGAGTCACGGTCGACGACGTGGAAAGCGAAACCTCCAGTCGCACCTACAAGCAGGTCGACACCTGTGCCGGCGAGTTCCGTGCGTCGACGCCGTACTACTACTCCGCGCGTGAACCACCCACGGGACAGGGCGCAAGCGAGGTACAGGTCGACCGCGACGTCGAGTCGGTCGTGGTCGTCGGCGGCGGCCCAATCCGCATCGGACAGGGCGTGGAGTTCGACTACTGTGCGGTCCACGCCGTGCGTGCACTTCGGGAGGAGGGCATCGACGCCCACGTCGTCAACAACAACCCCGAGACGGTGTCGACGGACTACGACACCTCAGACGGGCTGTTCTTCGAGCCAATCACGGCCGAGGAAGTCGCCGACATCGTCGAGGAGACCAACGCTGACGGCGTGATGGTCCAGTTCGGCGGCCAGACCTCCGTCAACGTGGGTGACCCACTCGAGAAGGAACTCGAACGCCGCGACCTCGACTGTGAAATCATGGGCACGTCCGTCGAGGCGATGGACCTCGCGGAGGACCGCGACCGGTTCAACGTCCTGATGGACGAACTCGGAATCAGCCAGCCGAAGGGCGGTACGGCGACCAGCGAACAAGAGGCACTCGAATTGGCCCACGATATCGGCTATCCTGTCCTCGTCCGCCCCTCCTACGTGCTGGGCGGCCGCGCGATGGACGTGGTGTACTCCGACGAGGAACTGAAGGAGTACATCGAGGAGGCGGTTCGCGTCGCCCCCGACAAGCCCATCCTCGTCGACGAGTTCCTCGCCGACGCCGTCGAACTGGACGTCGACGCGGTTGCGGACGGCGACGACGTACTCATCGGCGGCATCATGGAACACGTCGAGGCCGCCGGCGTCCACTCCGGTGACTCCGCCTGTATGATTCCGCCGCGGTCGCTGTCCCAGGAGACGCTCGAACGCGTCCGCGAGGTGGCACTGGACATCGCCCGCGCGCTCGATACCGTCGGCCTGCTGAACGTCCAACTCGCCGTCCGCGACGGCGAGGTGTACGTCTTGGAGGCCAACCCACGCTCGTCCCGTACCGTTCCGTTCGTCTCGAAGGCCACGGGCGTCCCCATCGCCAAACTCGCGGCGAAGGTGATGGCCGGCCAGTCGCTGGACGAACTCCAAGCCCACGAGCAGATTCCCGAACACGTCTCCGTGAAGGAGGTCGTCCTGCCGTTCGACCGCCTGCCGGGAAGCGACCCCCGTCTCGGCCCCGAGATGAAATCCACCGGCGAGGTCATGGGGACGGCACGCTCCTTCGGCAAGGCGTACCTGAAGGCCCAGTCATCGACAGGCAAACCCATCCCGACTGAGGGGACCGCCATCGTCGACCTCGAAACCCTACGCGGGATGTCCCAGAAGAACGAGGACATCTCCGACGTGCGTGAGGGTGCCGAGCGCAACTTCGAGGTCCACGAGAAAGCCGACTTCGAGGACCTCGAACAGGCCATCCGCGACGGCGAAATCGACGTCATCTTCTCGCGGGACCGCGACGTTCTGGAGGTCGCCGTCGAGGAGACGGTCACTTACTTCTCGACGGTGCCGAGCGCCCGCGCGGCGCTCGAGGCCATCGAGACGCAAGACGAACCGCTGGACGTGATGGCGCTGTCGGAACGGCCGACAGAGCGCCGCAACTGGGGCGAGTGA
- a CDS encoding HD domain-containing protein, whose protein sequence is MDIEDVFPEIESIDDDTLRTGVASAWTTAAGINGLDVEDLPEVPWFPPAQRELEIEAEEASLVGHVRDVTSCAVGLAESLLARDSDLDIDLDVVIAGALVHDVSKPYEFDGMETTEVGDLLGHPHYGVAVVSRANLPVEIAHIVLSHSSRTTVEPATLEAEIVRRADEVAAAGIRSKAVDDLREA, encoded by the coding sequence ATGGACATCGAGGACGTGTTCCCCGAAATCGAGAGTATCGACGACGACACCTTGCGAACCGGCGTCGCCTCGGCGTGGACGACCGCGGCCGGCATCAACGGACTCGACGTCGAGGACCTCCCCGAGGTGCCGTGGTTTCCGCCGGCCCAACGCGAGTTGGAAATCGAGGCGGAGGAGGCTTCCCTCGTCGGACACGTCCGGGATGTGACCTCGTGTGCGGTCGGACTCGCCGAATCGCTGCTCGCCCGTGATTCGGACCTCGACATCGACCTCGATGTCGTCATCGCGGGCGCGCTCGTCCACGACGTCTCGAAACCCTACGAGTTCGACGGGATGGAGACGACCGAGGTCGGCGACCTGTTGGGACATCCCCACTACGGCGTGGCGGTCGTCTCCCGTGCCAACCTCCCCGTCGAAATCGCTCATATCGTTCTGTCGCACTCCTCGCGGACGACGGTCGAACCGGCGACACTGGAGGCCGAAATCGTCCGCCGCGCCGACGAGGTGGCGGCCGCGGGGATTCGCTCGAAGGCCGTCGACGACCTTCGAGAGGCGTAG
- a CDS encoding replication factor C large subunit, with translation MSDWTEKYRPSTLSEVRGNDKARDALKEWAETWDDHGEAVVLHGSPGVGKTSAAHALANDMGWPVMELNASNSRTKDEIDRVAGRAASNTTLGGSRQLIILDEADNLHQHKDRGGAAAMTRLVKNATQPIVLIANDYYEMSSGLRSACRDIEFRDISSRSIVPVLRDICRQEDIAFDEDVLKGIAEQNRGDLRGAIKDLQSRERDGEIRPEGEESDRDKTVDIFSFLDAVLKEESAEDALQTAYSVDETPDDLLQWIEDKVPKVYEGAELADAYEHLADADVWLGRVRATQNYSYWRYATDNVAAGVAAVRRSDRGGWTRYGGAPYRSSRDSTRDYIAREIAETAGVSTATARREIMPYLAAMTHHCRNRDLTVRMVARYDLDAEHVSFITGSGKTTNKVQGIVEDAEELLEQEAVDHSGGAFAQLESAVDADETDSEDGESGTLADFGSSESADDGTDSDDDDAERTTEARAEAAEDDDGQAGLSDFM, from the coding sequence ATGAGTGATTGGACGGAAAAGTACCGCCCATCGACGCTGTCGGAGGTCCGCGGGAACGACAAGGCCCGCGACGCGCTGAAGGAGTGGGCCGAAACGTGGGACGACCACGGCGAGGCGGTCGTCCTCCACGGCTCGCCGGGCGTCGGGAAGACCTCGGCGGCCCACGCCTTGGCCAACGACATGGGGTGGCCGGTGATGGAGCTAAACGCCTCGAACTCCCGGACGAAGGACGAAATCGACCGCGTTGCGGGGCGGGCGGCCTCGAATACGACGCTCGGCGGCTCCCGGCAACTCATCATCTTAGACGAGGCCGACAACCTCCATCAGCACAAGGACCGCGGCGGCGCGGCGGCGATGACGCGACTGGTGAAAAACGCTACCCAACCCATCGTCCTCATCGCCAACGACTACTACGAGATGTCCTCGGGACTCCGGAGCGCCTGCCGGGACATCGAGTTCCGCGACATCTCCTCGCGCTCTATCGTTCCCGTCCTCCGGGACATCTGCCGACAGGAGGACATCGCCTTCGACGAGGACGTACTGAAGGGCATCGCCGAACAGAACCGCGGGGACCTCCGAGGTGCCATCAAGGACCTCCAGTCACGGGAACGCGACGGCGAGATACGCCCCGAGGGCGAGGAAAGCGACCGCGACAAGACGGTCGACATCTTCTCGTTTCTCGATGCCGTGCTGAAAGAGGAGTCCGCCGAAGACGCCCTCCAGACGGCCTATTCGGTCGACGAGACGCCCGACGACTTGCTGCAGTGGATAGAGGACAAGGTACCCAAAGTGTACGAGGGGGCCGAACTCGCCGACGCCTACGAACACCTCGCCGACGCCGACGTATGGCTCGGTCGGGTTCGTGCGACCCAGAACTACAGTTACTGGCGCTACGCCACCGACAACGTCGCCGCGGGCGTCGCGGCGGTCAGACGGTCCGACCGCGGCGGCTGGACCCGCTACGGCGGCGCACCGTATCGGTCCTCGCGTGACTCGACGCGGGACTACATCGCCCGGGAAATCGCCGAAACCGCCGGCGTCTCGACGGCGACCGCTCGCCGGGAAATCATGCCCTACCTCGCGGCGATGACGCATCACTGCCGGAACCGCGACCTCACGGTCAGGATGGTCGCTCGCTACGACCTCGATGCCGAACACGTCTCGTTCATCACCGGGTCGGGGAAGACGACCAACAAGGTGCAGGGAATCGTTGAGGACGCCGAGGAACTGCTCGAACAGGAGGCCGTCGACCACTCCGGGGGCGCCTTCGCCCAACTGGAGTCGGCGGTCGACGCCGACGAGACGGACTCCGAAGACGGGGAAAGCGGCACACTCGCGGACTTCGGCAGTTCTGAGTCCGCAGACGACGGTACCGATAGTGACGATGACGATGCCGAGCGGACGACCGAAGCGCGCGCGGAGGCCGCCGAAGACGACGATGGACAGGCCGGCCTCTCGGATTTCATGTAG
- a CDS encoding amino acid ABC transporter permease yields MSETEVRGSTVGEIPGRKRLVVIGVGAVFWTWLLARWAYHNTLLDRLFTALGFPDLIRSELGYRQQESWIPAAPFEAVAEAILSAESAVGPLDFLIEWAAWPFELAAFATTTEPALASGAFITVYLTILSMLFGLVIAVPLSVARVYGGPVLSGISLVYTELIRGTPLLAQLFFLYFGLPLASFFNGFAFVGEGVVPRASILVAIIGFTINSSAYQSEYIRSALQSVDAGQLTAARSVGLSKLDGIRHVVLPQGLRFAIPGWTNEFVYLIKYSSLASFITVPELFRQARNIGSDTFAFTDIYVIAALFYLALVLTTALAMSKLESAVAIPGLGSSARRD; encoded by the coding sequence ATGAGCGAAACCGAAGTCAGAGGGTCGACCGTCGGCGAGATTCCGGGGCGGAAGCGGCTGGTCGTCATCGGTGTGGGTGCCGTCTTCTGGACGTGGCTGCTCGCCCGGTGGGCCTACCACAACACGCTGTTGGACCGCCTGTTCACCGCGTTGGGCTTTCCGGACCTCATCCGCTCGGAGTTGGGCTACCGCCAACAGGAGTCGTGGATTCCCGCGGCACCGTTCGAAGCCGTCGCCGAAGCAATCCTGAGCGCCGAAAGCGCCGTCGGACCGCTCGACTTCCTCATCGAGTGGGCGGCGTGGCCGTTCGAACTCGCGGCGTTCGCGACGACGACCGAACCCGCACTCGCCTCCGGGGCGTTCATCACGGTGTATCTCACCATCCTCTCGATGCTGTTCGGACTCGTCATCGCCGTGCCGCTGTCCGTTGCTCGGGTGTACGGTGGGCCGGTCCTCTCGGGTATCTCGCTCGTCTACACCGAACTCATCCGCGGGACGCCGCTGCTCGCACAGCTGTTTTTCCTCTACTTCGGACTACCGCTTGCGAGTTTCTTCAACGGCTTCGCGTTCGTCGGCGAGGGAGTGGTTCCGCGTGCGTCGATTCTCGTCGCGATAATCGGCTTCACAATCAACTCCTCGGCGTACCAATCGGAGTACATCCGCTCGGCTCTGCAGTCGGTCGACGCCGGCCAACTGACCGCCGCACGTTCCGTCGGACTCTCGAAACTCGACGGCATCAGACACGTCGTCCTCCCACAGGGACTTCGCTTTGCCATCCCCGGGTGGACAAACGAGTTCGTCTACCTCATCAAGTACTCCTCGCTGGCGTCGTTTATCACCGTCCCCGAACTGTTCCGACAGGCCCGAAACATCGGCTCCGATACCTTCGCCTTCACCGACATCTACGTCATCGCCGCGCTGTTTTATCTCGCCTTGGTGTTGACGACGGCGCTGGCGATGTCGAAACTCGAATCCGCCGTGGCGATTCCGGGACTCGGGTCCTCCGCCCGACGCGACTGA
- a CDS encoding amino acid ABC transporter ATP-binding protein has protein sequence MSLLRVENVDKSYGDEEVLHDVSFEMDRQDVEVIVGPSGSGKSTMLRCVNRLTEIDDGAIYLDDEEIHGIGENDLRRRVGMVFQDFNLFAHRTARGNVTLGLTEVLGLSKEEAQAKADDYLGRVGLAEQADSYPAELSGGQKQRVGIARALAMDPELILFDEPTSALDPELIGEVLEVMRDLAEGGMTMLCVTHEMGFARSAASTLTFLDEGRIVERGPPEQLFDTPEHDRTRQFLGELTDLH, from the coding sequence ATGAGTCTACTACGCGTCGAGAACGTCGACAAATCTTACGGCGACGAGGAGGTACTGCACGACGTGAGTTTCGAGATGGACCGCCAGGACGTCGAGGTCATCGTCGGCCCCAGCGGGTCGGGGAAGTCGACGATGCTCCGGTGTGTCAACAGACTCACCGAAATCGACGACGGTGCCATCTACCTCGACGACGAGGAGATTCACGGCATCGGCGAAAACGACCTTCGACGCCGCGTCGGCATGGTGTTTCAGGACTTCAACCTCTTTGCACACCGCACCGCCCGAGGCAACGTCACGCTGGGGTTGACCGAGGTGCTGGGACTGTCGAAGGAGGAGGCCCAAGCGAAAGCCGACGACTACCTCGGCCGCGTCGGCCTCGCCGAACAGGCCGACTCCTACCCGGCGGAGCTCTCCGGCGGCCAGAAACAGCGCGTCGGCATCGCCCGCGCGCTGGCGATGGACCCCGAACTCATCCTCTTCGACGAACCGACGAGCGCACTCGACCCCGAACTCATCGGGGAGGTGCTGGAAGTGATGCGTGACCTCGCCGAGGGCGGGATGACGATGCTGTGTGTCACCCACGAAATGGGCTTTGCTCGCTCAGCAGCGTCGACGCTGACGTTCCTCGATGAGGGCCGCATCGTCGAGCGCGGCCCGCCCGAACAGCTGTTCGACACCCCCGAACACGACCGCACGAGACAGTTCCTCGGTGAACTGACCGACCTCCACTGA
- a CDS encoding amino acid ABC transporter permease — protein sequence MESVFLQAGDWAFIASNGSYLLVGTIVTVLLTVTSLGLGFLAGFPAGAIEVYGSGRLEDIVSTVGVVLRGTPIVVLIFLFHFGLPIPDLGDIQWLDIQLSTFVAATLALGLRSAAYQGQVFRGAIQSIDDGQMEAARSVGMTKLQAIRRVVFPQALRRSVPGFQNEFTIVLKDTSVAFAIGLAELLTRAENLYLQPGRGTAAMEVIITISAIYFVLTFTTNRSLDRLEDVYATPGGNE from the coding sequence ATGGAATCGGTGTTCCTGCAGGCCGGCGACTGGGCGTTCATCGCCTCGAACGGGTCGTACCTGCTGGTCGGGACTATCGTCACCGTGCTGTTGACGGTGACGAGCCTCGGCCTCGGCTTCCTCGCCGGCTTTCCGGCCGGCGCCATCGAGGTGTACGGCTCCGGGCGGCTGGAGGACATCGTCAGCACCGTCGGCGTCGTCCTTCGCGGGACGCCAATCGTCGTGCTCATCTTCCTGTTCCACTTCGGGCTCCCGATTCCCGACCTCGGAGACATCCAGTGGCTGGACATCCAACTGAGTACGTTCGTCGCGGCGACGCTCGCGCTCGGACTCCGGAGCGCTGCCTACCAGGGACAGGTGTTCCGCGGTGCCATCCAATCCATCGATGACGGGCAGATGGAGGCCGCACGCTCCGTCGGGATGACGAAACTACAGGCCATCCGCCGCGTCGTCTTCCCGCAGGCCCTTCGACGCTCCGTGCCCGGCTTTCAAAACGAGTTCACCATCGTTCTCAAGGACACGAGCGTCGCCTTCGCTATCGGGTTGGCCGAACTCCTGACTCGCGCCGAGAACCTGTATCTCCAACCGGGGCGTGGGACGGCGGCAATGGAGGTCATCATCACCATCAGCGCCATCTACTTCGTACTCACGTTCACGACGAACCGTTCGCTCGACCGTCTCGAAGACGTCTATGCGACACCCGGAGGCAACGAATGA
- a CDS encoding basic amino acid ABC transporter substrate-binding protein, with translation MARKFSMDRRAYLKTVGAAGTTAAVAGCLGNGGNGNGNGNGNGNGNGNGDGNDVIVPGTASGFPPFEYTQDGELVGFDVDLAEEAITRAGYEVGDWVDIEFDSLIPSLTGGDIDLVAAAMTITDERAEQIAFSNPYYEANQSVLVSSDRDFAPEGESDLEGRVVGAQSGTTGASEAERLIEEGIVDGDDYRQYDNYTLAVEDLENGNVDAIIIDVPVANNFADSRSVEVAFVIETGEEYGLGMRQDDDRIGDINDALAEIREDGTYEDLVAEYFE, from the coding sequence ATGGCACGCAAGTTCAGTATGGACCGTCGCGCGTATCTGAAGACGGTCGGAGCGGCAGGGACGACCGCAGCGGTTGCGGGTTGTCTCGGCAACGGTGGGAACGGCAACGGAAACGGCAATGGAAACGGCAACGGAAACGGCAACGGTGACGGCAACGACGTAATCGTTCCGGGGACGGCATCCGGGTTCCCGCCGTTCGAGTACACCCAAGACGGGGAGTTGGTCGGCTTCGACGTCGACCTCGCCGAGGAGGCGATTACCCGCGCCGGCTACGAGGTCGGCGACTGGGTCGACATCGAGTTCGATTCGCTCATCCCGTCGTTGACCGGCGGCGACATCGACCTCGTCGCGGCCGCGATGACGATTACCGACGAGCGCGCCGAACAAATCGCGTTCTCGAACCCTTACTACGAGGCCAACCAGTCCGTGCTGGTCTCCTCCGACCGCGATTTCGCACCCGAAGGCGAGTCCGACCTCGAAGGCCGCGTCGTCGGCGCTCAGTCGGGGACGACCGGCGCTTCGGAGGCAGAACGGCTCATCGAGGAGGGCATCGTCGACGGCGACGACTACCGCCAGTACGACAACTACACGCTGGCGGTCGAGGACCTCGAGAACGGCAACGTCGACGCCATCATCATCGACGTGCCGGTCGCGAACAACTTCGCCGACAGCCGGTCGGTCGAGGTCGCCTTCGTCATCGAAACCGGCGAGGAGTACGGGCTCGGAATGCGACAGGACGACGACCGCATCGGCGACATCAACGACGCACTAGCCGAGATTCGCGAGGACGGCACCTACGAGGACCTCGTCGCCGAGTACTTCGAGTGA